Proteins from one Pseudomonadales bacterium genomic window:
- a CDS encoding N-acetyltransferase, with amino-acid sequence MNASELKIKFIDSIHQCARADWQACLASQQIDYPFIQYDFLAALEDSNSCCEHTGWQPQHCLAYIADQLVALMPCYLKTHSYGEYVFDHQWANAYYQHRLDYYPKLLTAIPFTPCAGPRYVVHADADQQALEQAILSAIQHLCEQQQLSGWHGLFIESQHWQADLPRRLGVQFHWYNRDYQSFDDFLASFSSRKRKNVKKERAQVAAQGIQCRFIAGAEVTEALWRQFAQLYQLTYAKRSGHQGYLTADFFLKLGANANQQLLLLVAERDGESGPELCAASLFFKDRHTLYGRYWGCYQEFDFLHFEACYYQAIEYCIAHKLQHIDAGAQGEHKIQRGFQPVFTESLHYLHHPGFHQAIAQFTRDEKPHIEAYYQQCQAALPFKQ; translated from the coding sequence GTGAACGCATCCGAACTCAAGATAAAATTTATTGACAGTATTCATCAATGTGCACGCGCTGACTGGCAAGCCTGTCTCGCCAGTCAGCAGATAGACTACCCCTTTATTCAGTATGATTTTTTAGCGGCGTTGGAAGACTCTAACAGCTGCTGCGAGCATACCGGCTGGCAGCCTCAGCATTGCCTAGCGTATATTGCTGATCAGCTAGTCGCGTTAATGCCCTGCTATCTCAAGACACATAGCTATGGCGAATATGTGTTTGATCATCAGTGGGCCAATGCCTATTATCAGCATCGGCTCGATTACTACCCAAAGCTGCTGACCGCAATCCCCTTTACACCCTGTGCCGGACCCCGTTATGTGGTGCATGCCGATGCCGATCAGCAAGCGCTAGAGCAAGCCATATTGTCCGCCATTCAACACTTATGCGAACAGCAGCAGCTCTCCGGTTGGCATGGGCTATTTATTGAGTCACAGCACTGGCAAGCTGATCTGCCGCGGCGCCTGGGGGTGCAGTTTCACTGGTATAACCGCGACTATCAAAGCTTTGACGATTTCTTAGCCAGCTTTTCTTCGCGTAAGCGAAAAAATGTCAAAAAAGAGCGGGCTCAGGTGGCGGCACAGGGCATTCAGTGTCGGTTTATCGCCGGTGCAGAAGTGACGGAGGCCTTATGGCGACAATTTGCTCAGCTGTATCAGCTTACTTATGCCAAGCGCTCGGGTCATCAAGGCTATTTAACCGCCGATTTTTTCCTCAAGCTTGGCGCCAATGCGAACCAGCAGCTGCTATTGTTAGTGGCTGAGCGTGATGGCGAGAGCGGCCCCGAGCTTTGTGCGGCCTCGCTGTTTTTTAAAGACCGCCACACCTTGTATGGGCGTTATTGGGGTTGCTATCAAGAGTTTGATTTTCTGCATTTTGAGGCCTGTTATTATCAGGCGATTGAATACTGTATTGCCCATAAGCTTCAGCATATTGATGCGGGCGCACAGGGCGAGCATAAAATTCAGCGAGGTTTTCAGCCTGTGTTCACTGAATCGCTGCACTATCTTCACCACCCTGGTTTTCATCAGGCCATTGCGCAGTTTACCCGCGATGAAAAGCCGCATATTGAGGCGTATTATCAACAATGCCAAGCAGCGCTGCCATTTAAGCAATAA